The following are encoded together in the bacterium genome:
- a CDS encoding IS607 family transposase → IMTLFSCKLQGKKANKGKQMIRELISDDNRSQSQVNS, encoded by the coding sequence GGATAATGACTTTATTTAGTTGTAAATTACAGGGCAAAAAAGCTAATAAAGGTAAACAGATGATCAGGGAGTTGATTTCTGATGATAACAGGAGTCAAAGTCAGGTTAATTCCTGA